Sequence from the Deltaproteobacteria bacterium genome:
ACCCTCTCGGCCTGAAACAGGATATGGCTATATTGAGGCCGGAAAAGAGAGTGGCTTGGACGGTGTCTTTCAAGTGTCGTCCTTCAAAGAAAAGCCAGATTTAAAAACTGCCCAGAGCTATCTCGATTCAGGAAATTTCCTTTGGAACGCCGGAGTTTTTATCGTCCGTGCCGATTATATATTAAACGAATTGAAGGTTCAGCAAATAGAGTTGCATCGTGGTCTGATGAAGATTGGCGAACATATCGGAACCGATGTGTATGATGCACAGCTTGCGAGCATTTATGAAACCTTGCCTTCTGTTTCCATCGATTATGCGGTGATGGAGAATGCGCATGAGGTTTCGGTGATACCGCTGGAGTGTGGCTGGTCAGATGTTGGGAGCTTAGGTTCCTTGGATGGGGTCTTGCAGCAAGACGAAGACAATAATCTCATTATGGGAAATACGGTCGTAATTGACACACGAGACTGTACCTTGATTGCAGATGAAGACCATGTTGTTGCGGCGATTGGACTGCGCGATTTGGTCGTCGTTCACACCCGAGATGCTACTTTGGTTATGCCCAAAGAACGCGCTCAAGAGGTGCGCCAGGTCGTGGCGATGTTAAAGGAAAAGGGATGGAACGAGTAAAGCAGATTTGTATATGCGTTGTTGTGGCGCTTACGGGGTTTACGGCCCTGGCCCAACAGGAAAATTCAGCAACTCCAAAAGCACAGGCCGACGAAGTGGTACCTAATGTTGCGCCTGCAGTGAAGGCCCCGGTTAAGAAGCGAATAAGAAGCGGCTCATTTTTGGTGGGCAACCGAGGAATCTCGCCCGCTGCGGATACGCGCGGGGATTTCGAGCGCCGCCGGGATCTTGAAATTATCAAGCATTATACACGGCGTGCTCAGCTTGATGTCATTGCAAGGCGTGCTAAGCAAGTAGGGCAAACAGAGCTATTAGAACGGCTTGATAGAATTCGCCGTGTTGAAGATGAGCGCCACCGGTTGCGGATGCAAGAGGTGACCG
This genomic interval carries:
- a CDS encoding NTP transferase domain-containing protein, yielding MQALNHLRAVVLAGGSGTRFWPLSRPHRPKQLLDLSGQGILLWQTFDRIQPVVAPKHWWMVVGAAHAQGCHDVVPDVSSERVLVEPCARNTAAAIGLAALHLVHEDPDAMMVILPADHHVRDSAAFCEALDLAARAAAKSGIVTLGIKPSRPETGYGYIEAGKESGLDGVFQVSSFKEKPDLKTAQSYLDSGNFLWNAGVFIVRADYILNELKVQQIELHRGLMKIGEHIGTDVYDAQLASIYETLPSVSIDYAVMENAHEVSVIPLECGWSDVGSLGSLDGVLQQDEDNNLIMGNTVVIDTRDCTLIADEDHVVAAIGLRDLVVVHTRDATLVMPKERAQEVRQVVAMLKEKGWNE